CGCGGCTTCGCGGCGCCCCCGGCGTCCGCCTGAACGGCCCGCCCTTTCCCTACCAGGCGGCCGACAGACGCCGCCGCACTACCAGGAGACCTACCCATGTTCCTACGCTCTTTGTGCGCCGCCGCCCTGGCCGGCGCCGCCCTGGCCGCCGCCGGCCCGGCACAGGCCGCCTACCCCGACAAGCCCATCAACCTGGTGGTGCCCTTTCCGGCCGGCTCGGGCACCGACGCGGTGGGCCGCATCTTCGCCGCCGAACTGGGCAATATCCTGGGTCAGCAAGTGGTGGTGGAAAACAAGCCGGGCGCCAACGCCACCATCGCCGCCAACTATGTGGCGCGCGCCAAGCCCGATGGCTACACGCTGTTCGTCACCACCAACACCTCGCATTCGGCCGCGCCCTTCCTGATGAAGAACGTGCCCTATGATCCGGTGAAGGATTTCACGCCCATCGCACGTGGCGGCAACCTGCCGTTCCTGCTGGTGGTCAACCCGCAGCGCCCGTACAAAAGCGTGCAGGAATTGATCGACTACGCGCGCAAGAACCCCGGCCGCGTCACCTATGCCACCGGCAACAGCACCGGCATCGTGGCCGGCGGCACGCTGGCCCGCCGCGCCAACATCGACATCCTGCACGTGCCCTATAAGGGCACGCCGCAGGCGCTGACCGACCTGGTGGGCGGGCAGGTGGATTTCATGTTCACCGACCTGGCCTCGGGCCTGCCCTTCGTGCAATCGGGGCAGTTGCGGGCGCTGGCGGTGTCCACCGCCGAACGCAGCACCATCGTGCCCGACCTGCCCTCGATGCGCGAAGCCGGCGTAAAGGATTTCGACCTGAATTCCTGGAACGGCTATTTCGGCCCGGCCGGCCTGCCCCCCGAGATCGTGGCCAAGCTCAATGCCGCCATCAACCAGATCGTGTCCAACCCCGACGTGCGCAAGCGCCTGGCCGGCCTGGGTTTCGATGCCTTCAGCGGCACGCCTGAATCGTTCGCCAAGTTCGTCAGCGAGCAGCGCGACCTGTGGGGCAAGCTGATCAAGGACGCGGGTATCCAGCCGCAATGACGCCGATTCCCGAAACCGCCGGCCCGCTGGCCGGCGTGCGCATCCTGGACCTGAGCTCGGTCGTCATGGGGCCTTATGCCACGCAGGTGCTGGGCGACCTGGGGGCCGACGTGATCAAGGTCGAACCCCCGGCCGGCGACAACATGCGCGCGGTGGGGCCCATGCGCAATGCCGGCATGGGCCACCTGTACCTGCACCTGAACCGCAACAAGCGCTCGATCGTGCTGGACCTGAAAACCGCGGCCGGCCGCGAGGCCTGCCTGAAGCTGGCCGAAAGCTGCGATGCGCTGCTGTACAACATACGGCCGCAGGCCATGGCGCGGCTGGGCTTGTCGTACGAAGCCGTGGCGGCGCGCAACCCGCGGCTGGTGTATGTGGGCGCGTACGGTTTCGGCGAGGCCGGCCCGTATGCCGGACGCCCCGCCTACGACGACCTGATCCAGGGGCAGACCGGCATCGCCGATCTGTTCAGCCGGCAGAGCGGCGACGTGCCGCGCTATGCCCCGCTGACGCTGGCCGACCGCGCGGTGGGCCTGCACGTGGCCATCGCCCTGGTATCGGCGGTGCTGCATGCGCGCAGCCACGGCCAGGGCCAGGCGGTCGAGATTCCCATGTTCGAAGGCATGGCGCACATGGTGCTGGGCGACCACCTGGGCGGCGCCACCTTCGACCCGCCGCTCGGCCCCACCGGCTATACCCGCCTGCTGGCGGCGCACCGCCGGCCCTACGCCACGGCCGACGGCTACCTGTGCCTGCTGATTTACAACGACAAGCACTGGCGCAATTTCTTCACCCTGATCGGCCGCCCCGAACTGGAACAGGACCCGCGCTTCTGTACCCATACGGCGCGCGCGCGCCATATCGACGAAGCCTATGCGTTCGTGGCCGAGATCATGCGCACGCGCGGCAGCGCCGAATGGCTGACCGACCTGGCGCGCGCCGACATTCCCGCGGCCTGCCTGTATTCGGTGGACGACCTGGTCGAAGACCCCCATCTGCGGGCCACCGGTTTCGTGCGCACGCTGGAGCACCCCACCGAAGGCCGGCTGCGCACGCCGGCGCCGCTGGGACGCTACGACGGCACGCCCACCTCCATACGCCGGCCGGCGCCGCGCCTGGGCGAGCACAGCCGCGAAATATTGCGCGAAGCGGGCTGCACCGACGCCGAAATCGATGCGCTGATCGCCGCGCGCGCCACTCAAGAAGGAGCCCTTTGATGGATTTTGAATTCTCGTCCGACCAGCTGGCCTTGCGCGATGCGGTCAGCCGGGTCTGCGAACGCTTTCCGGACGACTACTGGCTGGAGCGCGACCGCGACGGCGGCTTTCCGCACGACTTCCACGCGGCCCTGGCCAACGATGGCTGGCTGGGCATCGCCATGCCCCAGGAGTACGGCGGCGCCGGCCTGGGCATGACCGAGGCGGCCCTGATGATGCAGACCATCGCGGCTTCGGGCGCCGGGTTCGCGGGCGCATCGGCCGTGCACATGAATATTTTCGGCCTGAACCCGGTGGTGGTGTTCGGCTCCGACGAGCAGCGCCGCCGCTGGCTGGAGCCGCTGATCGCCGGGCGCGAGAAAGCCTGTTTCGCGGTCACCGAGCCCGACGCCGGCCTGGACACCACCAAGCTGTCGACCCGCGCCGAGCGCCAGGGCGATGAATACGTGGTGCATGGCCGCAAGATATGGATATCGACCGCGCAGGTCGCCCACAAGATGCTGCTGCTGGCCCGCACCACGCCGCTGTCCGAAGTGGCCAAGCCGACCCAGGGCCTGTCGCTGTTCTACACCGACCTGGACCGCGGCAAGGTCGAGGTCCGCGAGATCGAGAAAATGGGCCGCAAGGCGGTCGACTCGAACATGCTGTTCATCGACGGGCTTCGCATCCCGGTGGCCGACCGCATCGGCGAAGAGGGCCGCGGGTTCGAATACATTTTGCACGGGCTGAATCCCGAACGCATCCTGATTGCCGCCGAGGCAGTGGGCATCGGCCGCGCGGCGCTCGACCGGGCCGTGCAGTATGCCGGCGAACGCACCGTGTTCGGCCGTCCCATCGGCCAGAACCAGGGCATCCAGCACCCGCTGGCGCAGGCCTGGATGCAGCTCGAGGCCGCCAACCTGATGGTGTTCAAGGCGGCCAGCCTGTACGACGCCGGCCTGCCCTGCGGGCCGTACGCCAACAGCGCCAAATACCTGGGCGCCGAAGCCGGCCACAACGCCTGCCAGACCGCCGTGCTGACGCTGGGCGGCATGGGGTATGCGAAGGAATACCACGTGGAAAGGCTGCTGCGGGAAAGCTACATCCCGCGCATCGCGCCGGTCAGTCCGCAGTTGATCATGTGCTTTATTGCCGAGAAAGTGCTGGGACTACCGAAGTCTTATTAGGCTGCTGGTTTCTTCTTGCGTGAGGGTGTTGGTTCTTCTGCCGCCGGGGCGGGGACGAGCCGCGTTCTTGCGTTTGTCGGGGCGGCCTTTTTTGAAGAGGAAAATTGTGCGGGGCCGGCCAGCCCGGCCGCCCAGCGCGGCCGGGCTGGCCATTCGTTTTGTGGCTGGCCTAGGTATGCCTTATTGCATCTGGATCCCCCAGCATCATCGCCCGCATCGCCGCGCGAATGGCAATTCAAGCCGCGCAGGGCGGCTTGGATTGCCGGCCCTGTACGCTTTTTTTCTTTTCAAAGAACCGCGGCCAAGCATTCAAGAACCCCGCCCTTCCCGGCGACGGGGGCATTGGATCCACTGCAAGCCGGTCCGGGTTGGCGTGGCTGCCGCGGCGCCTCGGCGCCGGGCCCGGGCGCGCTGGGCGCCCGGACGGCGTCGTGAAGCCAAGGCAGCCACGCCAGCCCGGACCGGCGCCAGAAGAAAGAAATCACCCGCGCTGTTCAAGCGCCGTACAAGCCGCGCGAAGTATCCGCGCGTATTCCTGCTGCTGCGGCTCGATCCGGTAGACCGGTCCGCCCACGGAGATGGCGTAGACCTCGCCGGACAGGGTCACCGGCCAGGCGATGGCGCAGACGTCGGGGATGGATTCGCCCAGGTTCATGAACCAGCCGCGCTGGCGCGACAGGTCGAGGTCGGCGTCGACGGCTTCGGGGGTGGTCAGGGTGCGCTCGTTGTGGCGGGCCAGCGGGCGGCGCGCCAGCAGCGCGTGGCGCGTGTCGGGATCCAGCATGGAAAGCAGGGCCTTGCCCAGCGAATTGGCATGCAATTCGCGGAATTCGCCCGCCACCGGCGCATAGCGGATGGTGTGCGGGGAATCGAGCACGTCCAGGTACACCACCCGGCCCTCGCCGCCGAGCTTGCCGAAGACCACCGTTTCCTGGGTGGCGTCGCGCAGTTCAACCAGGCTAGGGTAAACCCGGTCCAGCACCGGGTCGGCGCGCGCGATCCGCTGCGCCATGGCCAGCAGGCGCCCCGTGGGGTAGTAGCCCTGGCGCCGGCCGGTTTCGTACAGGTAGCCCAGGTCGGACAGGGTGCGGATCAGCGCCAGGCAGCTGGACACGGGCACGCCCAGCAGCCGCGCCAGCTCGGACAGCGGCAGGGCGCGCCGTTCGCGGGCGTAGGTCTCGATGATTTCGATGACTCGCAGGGCCGTCTTGACGCTCATGGGCTGATGGCAGGTTAAGGGACGAACCGCCCGGCGGCGGCCGGCTAAAGTTCCGCCCCGGGGTGCCGTTATGGTAGCTGAGAAATTCCCGCAAACCTCGCCAGGCGCCCCAGGCGTCCGTTCGACAGGAGTGACTATGGCTGTCAGCCCGCTCGCCCCCGCCCCTCTTGCGCTGCCCACCGTGGCGGTCGCGCCGGCTCCGCCAGAGCCGGCCGTGGCCGTGACCCCAGCGGCCGCGTCGACCGACAGCGGCGGCGCGCAAGATGCGGCGGAGGGCACCGGCCAGCCGCCCTTGCCGCTGGAACGGGCACTGGAAGAGATCAACCAGCAATTGCAGGCCTGGAAAACCCAGCTGCAATTCGAAATCGATCCGGACGTCCACCAGGTGGTGGTCAGCATCATCGACTCGGAAACCGGGGACAAGATCCGCACCATCCCCTCTGAAACGCTGCTTCGCATCGCCCGGATGATCGTGCAAATGCAGGGCAACGCCGTCCAGACCACGGCCTGAAAGCGCCAAATTAGCCCGCCCTTGTGCCCTTGCCCGGCCAATCGCGCGGCGCGGTGTTTTGACAGAATCACACAGCTCGCAAGGAAATAACCATGGCCTCAATTACTTCGCTCGGCTCCGGGTCCGGCCTGACCAACCTGGAAGACATGCTCGACCAGCTGCAAAAAGCCGAAGAGACCCGGCTGACGCAGATCACCACCCGCCAGTCCAGCTTCAAGACGCGCATTTCCGCCTACAGCAAGATCCAGAGCGCGGTCGAGGCTGTGCAGAAGGCGGCCGCCGGGCTGGGCGATTCCGCCACGCTGAACGCGGTCAAGAGTTCGGTGAGCGGCGAGGGGCTGACCGTAAAAGCCGAGGCCGGCGCGGTGGCGGGCAACTACAAGATCGGCATCACCAGCCTGGCGGCCTCGCAGACCCTGAAATCGGGTGCGGTGGCCGACCGCACGGCCGCGATGGGCGCCGGCGGCAGTATCGAGATCACCCTGGCCAACGACGAGACCACGACCATCGAACTGGGCTCGGACACTTCGCTGGACGGCGTGGCCAAAGCCATCAACAGCAGTGACGAGGCCGGCGTGCGCGCCACCATCATTACCGATGGCAACGGCGACAGCTACCTGATGCTGACCAGCAAGGACACCGGCGAGCAGGCCGCCGTGAAAAGCATCACGTCGGACAACACGGCGGTGCAGGACGTGGTGGGCTACCAGGCCGGCAGCGCCTCGCCCATGACCGAGCAGCAGGCCGCCCGGAACGCCCAGATCACCATCAACGGCATCGACGTGGAAAGCCAGTCGAACACCATCGACAAGGCCATCGACGGCGTCACACTGGAACTGACCGCCACCACCGCCGCGGGCGAGACCGTCAATGTGTCGGTCACCAACGACCCGTCGGTGATGTCCAAGGCCGTGAGCACCTTCGTGGATGCCTACAACAGCCTGCAGTCGACGATTGCCGACCTGACCGCTTTCGACGTCGACACCGAATCGCAGAGCGCGCTGACCGGCGACGGCACTACCCGCAGCATCCAGTCGAGCATGGCGGCCGCCCTGCGCGTGGTGGGCAGTGAAGGCACGCTGCGCACGCTGAGCCAGCTGGGCATCACCAGCGACCCCACCACGGGCAAGCTGCAGCTGGACCAAGGCAAGCTGGACAAGGCCCTGGACGAGAACCCGGCCGACGTGGCGCGCCTGTTCGGCGGCAGCGGCGGCCTGGCAGAGAAAATGCAGGC
This genomic window from Bordetella petrii contains:
- a CDS encoding IclR family transcriptional regulator produces the protein MSVKTALRVIEIIETYARERRALPLSELARLLGVPVSSCLALIRTLSDLGYLYETGRRQGYYPTGRLLAMAQRIARADPVLDRVYPSLVELRDATQETVVFGKLGGEGRVVYLDVLDSPHTIRYAPVAGEFRELHANSLGKALLSMLDPDTRHALLARRPLARHNERTLTTPEAVDADLDLSRQRGWFMNLGESIPDVCAIAWPVTLSGEVYAISVGGPVYRIEPQQQEYARILRAACTALEQRG
- a CDS encoding Bug family tripartite tricarboxylate transporter substrate binding protein, with product MFLRSLCAAALAGAALAAAGPAQAAYPDKPINLVVPFPAGSGTDAVGRIFAAELGNILGQQVVVENKPGANATIAANYVARAKPDGYTLFVTTNTSHSAAPFLMKNVPYDPVKDFTPIARGGNLPFLLVVNPQRPYKSVQELIDYARKNPGRVTYATGNSTGIVAGGTLARRANIDILHVPYKGTPQALTDLVGGQVDFMFTDLASGLPFVQSGQLRALAVSTAERSTIVPDLPSMREAGVKDFDLNSWNGYFGPAGLPPEIVAKLNAAINQIVSNPDVRKRLAGLGFDAFSGTPESFAKFVSEQRDLWGKLIKDAGIQPQ
- a CDS encoding acyl-CoA dehydrogenase family protein, which codes for MDFEFSSDQLALRDAVSRVCERFPDDYWLERDRDGGFPHDFHAALANDGWLGIAMPQEYGGAGLGMTEAALMMQTIAASGAGFAGASAVHMNIFGLNPVVVFGSDEQRRRWLEPLIAGREKACFAVTEPDAGLDTTKLSTRAERQGDEYVVHGRKIWISTAQVAHKMLLLARTTPLSEVAKPTQGLSLFYTDLDRGKVEVREIEKMGRKAVDSNMLFIDGLRIPVADRIGEEGRGFEYILHGLNPERILIAAEAVGIGRAALDRAVQYAGERTVFGRPIGQNQGIQHPLAQAWMQLEAANLMVFKAASLYDAGLPCGPYANSAKYLGAEAGHNACQTAVLTLGGMGYAKEYHVERLLRESYIPRIAPVSPQLIMCFIAEKVLGLPKSY
- a CDS encoding CaiB/BaiF CoA transferase family protein, which translates into the protein MTPIPETAGPLAGVRILDLSSVVMGPYATQVLGDLGADVIKVEPPAGDNMRAVGPMRNAGMGHLYLHLNRNKRSIVLDLKTAAGREACLKLAESCDALLYNIRPQAMARLGLSYEAVAARNPRLVYVGAYGFGEAGPYAGRPAYDDLIQGQTGIADLFSRQSGDVPRYAPLTLADRAVGLHVAIALVSAVLHARSHGQGQAVEIPMFEGMAHMVLGDHLGGATFDPPLGPTGYTRLLAAHRRPYATADGYLCLLIYNDKHWRNFFTLIGRPELEQDPRFCTHTARARHIDEAYAFVAEIMRTRGSAEWLTDLARADIPAACLYSVDDLVEDPHLRATGFVRTLEHPTEGRLRTPAPLGRYDGTPTSIRRPAPRLGEHSREILREAGCTDAEIDALIAARATQEGAL
- the fliD gene encoding flagellar filament capping protein FliD; the encoded protein is MASITSLGSGSGLTNLEDMLDQLQKAEETRLTQITTRQSSFKTRISAYSKIQSAVEAVQKAAAGLGDSATLNAVKSSVSGEGLTVKAEAGAVAGNYKIGITSLAASQTLKSGAVADRTAAMGAGGSIEITLANDETTTIELGSDTSLDGVAKAINSSDEAGVRATIITDGNGDSYLMLTSKDTGEQAAVKSITSDNTAVQDVVGYQAGSASPMTEQQAARNAQITINGIDVESQSNTIDKAIDGVTLELTATTAAGETVNVSVTNDPSVMSKAVSTFVDAYNSLQSTIADLTAFDVDTESQSALTGDGTTRSIQSSMAAALRVVGSEGTLRTLSQLGITSDPTTGKLQLDQGKLDKALDENPADVARLFGGSGGLAEKMQAATDGILGSKGSIQTRTNGLQDTVDTLQDQYDRTKVSIQATMDNYRAQFTRLDALVTQMNGISNYLTQQFNAMSKQS
- a CDS encoding flagellar protein FlaG, whose protein sequence is MAVSPLAPAPLALPTVAVAPAPPEPAVAVTPAAASTDSGGAQDAAEGTGQPPLPLERALEEINQQLQAWKTQLQFEIDPDVHQVVVSIIDSETGDKIRTIPSETLLRIARMIVQMQGNAVQTTA